In one window of Tellurirhabdus rosea DNA:
- the rpoN gene encoding RNA polymerase factor sigma-54: protein MQKLSLSQSLQQKLSPQQIQFIKLLQIPTAELDTRIEEELEINPALEEGMDEFDNDQSEDDPFADEYGDDYKDRSDDVDLGSYLNDEEYGGYKMQGDGNYAEEEREMPLATASSLLDALMQQLGYLNLDEQQRLIGEQLIGSIESDGYIRRSMQAIVNDLAFSHNIFTDVEELEVVLQKIQSFDPPGIAARTLQECLVLQLQRKDTSDGNVRMAIRIINDFFEEFSKKHFDKIQKRLNISEDRLKKIIQLITKLNPKPGSVEGDVGGAQYLIPDFILTNNNGKLELTLNSRNAPELRISRSFAEMMDTYEKSDKNNKALKETVSFVKQKLDAAKWFIDAIKQRQATLLKTMNAIVKFQYDFFLTGDETKLRPMILKDIAQLIDMDVSTVSRVANSKSVQTEFGIYPLKYFFSEGISTDSGEDVSSREVKNILKEFIDNEPKSNPLSDDKLEKMLNERGYNIARRTVAKYREQLNIPVARLRKQL, encoded by the coding sequence ATGCAGAAATTAAGTCTTAGCCAGTCGTTGCAGCAAAAGCTGTCCCCGCAGCAAATCCAGTTTATCAAACTGCTGCAGATTCCGACGGCCGAACTGGACACGCGAATTGAAGAAGAACTGGAAATCAATCCGGCGCTGGAAGAGGGGATGGACGAGTTTGACAATGACCAGTCTGAAGATGATCCCTTTGCCGATGAGTATGGCGACGACTACAAGGACCGCAGCGACGATGTAGACCTGGGCAGTTACCTGAACGACGAAGAATACGGGGGGTACAAAATGCAGGGCGACGGCAATTATGCCGAAGAAGAGCGCGAAATGCCGCTGGCGACGGCCTCGTCGCTGCTCGACGCCCTGATGCAGCAGCTGGGCTACCTCAACCTGGACGAACAGCAGCGCCTCATCGGCGAACAGCTTATCGGCAGTATTGAAAGTGACGGCTACATCCGCCGCTCGATGCAGGCGATTGTGAACGACCTGGCGTTTTCGCATAACATCTTCACCGACGTCGAGGAACTGGAGGTGGTGCTCCAGAAAATCCAGAGCTTCGACCCGCCGGGCATCGCCGCCCGAACTCTGCAGGAATGCCTCGTCCTACAACTGCAGCGCAAGGATACCTCCGACGGAAACGTGCGGATGGCCATCCGGATCATCAACGATTTCTTTGAGGAATTTTCGAAAAAACACTTCGATAAGATTCAGAAGCGCCTGAACATCAGCGAAGACCGGCTGAAAAAGATCATTCAGCTGATTACGAAGCTGAATCCCAAGCCGGGTTCGGTGGAAGGGGATGTGGGCGGGGCGCAGTACCTGATTCCGGATTTTATCCTGACCAACAACAACGGCAAACTCGAACTGACGCTCAACTCGCGCAACGCGCCCGAACTGCGCATCAGCCGGTCGTTTGCCGAAATGATGGACACCTACGAGAAAAGCGACAAGAACAACAAGGCGCTGAAAGAAACCGTCTCGTTCGTGAAGCAGAAACTCGACGCGGCCAAGTGGTTCATCGACGCCATCAAACAGCGGCAGGCCACACTGCTGAAGACGATGAACGCCATCGTCAAATTCCAGTACGATTTCTTCCTGACGGGCGACGAAACGAAGCTGCGGCCGATGATTCTGAAAGACATCGCCCAACTGATCGACATGGACGTTTCGACCGTTTCGCGGGTCGCCAACAGCAAGTCCGTGCAGACCGAGTTCGGCATTTATCCGCTGAAATACTTCTTCTCCGAGGGCATTTCGACCGATTCGGGCGAAGACGTCAGCAGTCGTGAAGTGAAGAACATTCTGAAGGAATTTATCGACAACGAGCCGAAGAGCAACCCGCTTTCGGACGATAAGCTGGAAAAAATGCTTAACGAACGGGGCTACAACATCGCCCGCCGCACGGTGGCCAAATACCGCGAACAACTCAATATCCCCGTAGCCCGGCTGCGGAAGCAATTGTAA
- a CDS encoding family 1 glycosylhydrolase — MHQPIVSSDLAKHLPHPKPEVWGGIECTVNRVQDVYHDQLLRNGHHHRPVDLMHLADLGLKTLRYPMVWERTAPHHPDDLDWRWSDERLTLLKQQGIRPILGLVHHGSGPGYASFDTPAFEEGLARFARHVAERYPWVEDYTPVNEPLTTARFAGLYGHWYPHTRSDQSFAQILLRECRATIKAMQEIRKVQPAARLIQTDDLGYTHAAAPLTYQADWENERRWLTWDLLCGRITPGHAMWDYLRSCGITESELCYFIENACPPSVIGVNHYLTSERFLDPNIRNYPEHMHGGNGRHRYVDTEVVRAAPDQRIGVGGLLLQAWERYHLPLAITEAHLGCTVDEQIRWLMEVWEQVHEARTMGADVRAMTVWALLGSYDWHCLVTRCEGYYEPGAFDVRSGTPVRTPLGDVVQRLALGEPVGSLRPEGPGWWEFVPQSEVA, encoded by the coding sequence ATGCATCAACCGATTGTTTCGTCTGATTTAGCAAAACATCTACCACACCCGAAGCCCGAAGTCTGGGGCGGTATTGAATGTACAGTCAATCGCGTACAGGACGTTTATCATGACCAGCTCCTGCGCAACGGACATCATCACCGGCCGGTCGATCTGATGCATTTGGCCGATCTGGGGCTCAAAACGCTGCGTTACCCGATGGTGTGGGAGCGCACGGCACCCCATCATCCGGATGACCTCGACTGGCGATGGTCCGACGAACGGCTTACGCTGCTGAAGCAGCAGGGAATCCGGCCTATTCTGGGACTGGTGCACCACGGCAGCGGCCCCGGCTACGCCTCGTTTGATACACCGGCGTTTGAGGAGGGGCTGGCGCGGTTTGCCCGCCATGTAGCCGAGCGCTACCCGTGGGTGGAAGATTACACGCCCGTCAACGAACCGCTGACAACGGCCCGTTTCGCCGGGCTGTATGGACACTGGTATCCGCACACCCGTTCGGACCAGTCGTTTGCGCAGATTCTGCTGCGCGAGTGCCGGGCGACGATCAAGGCGATGCAGGAAATCCGGAAGGTACAGCCGGCGGCCCGGCTGATTCAGACCGACGATCTGGGCTACACGCATGCGGCGGCTCCGCTGACCTATCAGGCCGACTGGGAGAACGAGCGCCGCTGGCTCACCTGGGACCTGCTTTGCGGCCGCATCACGCCCGGCCATGCAATGTGGGACTATCTGCGCAGCTGCGGAATTACCGAAAGCGAACTCTGTTATTTTATCGAAAACGCCTGTCCGCCTTCCGTGATCGGCGTCAATCATTACCTGACCAGCGAACGGTTTCTGGACCCCAACATCCGAAATTACCCCGAGCACATGCACGGCGGCAACGGGCGGCATCGGTACGTGGATACAGAAGTGGTCCGCGCCGCTCCCGACCAGCGGATAGGCGTGGGAGGCCTGCTGCTGCAGGCCTGGGAGCGCTACCATCTGCCGCTGGCCATTACGGAGGCGCACCTGGGCTGCACCGTCGACGAGCAGATTCGCTGGCTGATGGAAGTCTGGGAGCAGGTGCACGAGGCCCGCACGATGGGTGCCGACGTTCGGGCGATGACCGTCTGGGCCCTGCTGGGTTCCTACGACTGGCATTGTCTGGTAACGCGCTGCGAGGGCTACTATGAGCCGGGGGCTTTCGACGTTCGTTCGGGAACGCCGGTCCGGACGCCCCTGGGCGATGTGGTGCAGCGCCTGGCGCTGGGCGAGCCCGTAGGCAGCCTGCGTCCGGAAGGGCCCGGCTGGTGGGAGTTCGTCCCGCAAAGCGAAGTGGCGTGA
- the asnS gene encoding asparagine--tRNA ligase codes for MSYQPIKHVLTAAEISQTVTVRGWVRTKRESKNAIFIALNDGSTIHTIQAVAQPGQFAEDLLKLVTTGSCVAATGTLVESQGAGQKVEIQLSDLHVYGTADPDKYPLQPKKHSLEFLREIAHLRPRTNTFSAVLRIRHALAYAVHKYFNDNGFYYLHTPIITASDAEGAGEMFRVTTLDMTNPPRNEEGAIDYKQDFFGRETNLTVSGQLEGELGALALGKIYTFGPTFRAENSNTTRHLAEFWMIEPEMAFYELEDNMNLAEDFVKNVIGYALEHCADDLAFLENRLKEEEKTKKKEEQSELSLLEKLRFVVDNNFERLTYTEAIDILLQSKPHKKGQFQYDVKWGIDLQSEHERYLVEKHFKKPVILTNYPREIKAFYMKLDEDGKTVRAMDVLFPGIGEIIGGSQREDDYEKLLMRVKEVGIEPESLWWYLETRQFGTAPHAGFGLGFERLVLFVTGMGNIRDVIPFPRTPKSADF; via the coding sequence ATGAGTTATCAGCCCATCAAGCACGTATTGACCGCCGCCGAAATCAGCCAGACCGTGACGGTGCGGGGTTGGGTGCGGACCAAGCGCGAAAGTAAAAACGCCATTTTCATTGCCCTCAACGACGGCTCTACCATCCACACCATCCAGGCCGTCGCCCAGCCCGGCCAGTTTGCCGAAGACCTGCTGAAACTGGTCACGACCGGCTCGTGCGTCGCCGCCACGGGCACGCTCGTCGAATCGCAGGGCGCGGGCCAGAAAGTCGAAATCCAGCTTTCGGACCTGCACGTCTACGGCACGGCGGACCCCGACAAGTACCCGCTGCAGCCCAAAAAGCACTCGCTCGAATTCCTGCGCGAAATCGCCCACCTGCGGCCGCGGACCAACACGTTCAGCGCCGTGCTGCGCATCCGCCACGCACTGGCCTACGCCGTGCATAAGTACTTCAACGACAACGGCTTTTATTACCTGCACACCCCCATCATCACGGCTTCCGACGCCGAAGGAGCCGGGGAAATGTTCCGCGTGACAACGCTGGACATGACCAACCCGCCGCGCAACGAAGAAGGAGCCATTGACTACAAACAGGACTTCTTCGGCCGCGAAACCAACCTGACCGTCTCGGGCCAGCTCGAAGGCGAGCTCGGCGCCCTGGCCCTCGGAAAAATCTACACCTTCGGCCCCACCTTCCGCGCCGAAAACTCCAACACGACCCGCCACCTCGCCGAGTTCTGGATGATTGAGCCCGAAATGGCCTTCTACGAACTGGAAGATAACATGAATCTGGCCGAAGATTTCGTCAAAAACGTCATCGGCTACGCCCTCGAACACTGCGCCGACGACCTGGCGTTTCTCGAAAACCGGCTGAAAGAAGAAGAAAAAACGAAAAAAAAGGAAGAACAGAGCGAACTGTCGCTGCTCGAAAAGCTGCGCTTCGTGGTCGATAATAACTTCGAACGGCTCACGTACACCGAGGCTATCGACATCCTGCTGCAATCGAAGCCGCACAAAAAAGGCCAGTTTCAGTACGATGTCAAATGGGGTATCGACCTGCAATCGGAGCACGAACGGTATCTGGTGGAGAAGCATTTCAAAAAACCCGTCATCCTGACCAACTACCCCCGCGAAATCAAGGCGTTCTACATGAAGCTGGACGAGGACGGGAAAACGGTGCGGGCCATGGACGTGCTGTTTCCCGGCATTGGCGAGATCATCGGCGGCTCGCAGCGGGAGGACGATTACGAAAAACTGCTGATGCGCGTCAAGGAAGTAGGCATCGAGCCGGAAAGCCTCTGGTGGTACCTCGAAACCCGGCAGTTCGGGACGGCCCCGCACGCGGGCTTCGGACTTGGCTTCGAGCGGCTGGTGCTCTTTGTGACCGGCATGGGCAATATCCGCGACGTTATCCCGTTCCCCCGGACACCCAAATCGGCTGATTTCTAA
- a CDS encoding molybdopterin-dependent oxidoreductase, protein MTISLYPSVRRADEQAAGKSFRPGRVLLAALVAALLCSLPAKAQITLSGEVASPLTLTTAELDAMPHTEVKATDHDGKKRRYSGIPLTDLLKRAGVAQGAQLRGKNLTKYLLVKAADGYEAVFALPELDPEFADRPVLLVDKADGEPLPKSVGPYRLVVPGEKKQARWVRQVTVLEVRNAKMPQP, encoded by the coding sequence ATGACGATTTCTCTTTACCCGTCGGTTCGGCGGGCAGACGAACAGGCTGCGGGCAAATCCTTTCGTCCGGGGCGCGTCCTGCTGGCGGCTCTGGTGGCAGCCCTCCTGTGTTCATTGCCGGCAAAAGCCCAGATTACTCTTTCCGGCGAAGTCGCTTCGCCGCTCACGCTCACGACCGCTGAACTGGACGCCATGCCGCATACCGAAGTAAAAGCCACCGACCACGACGGCAAAAAGCGCCGCTACTCCGGCATCCCGCTGACCGACCTGCTGAAACGGGCGGGAGTAGCCCAGGGCGCTCAGCTGCGTGGAAAAAACCTGACGAAATACCTGCTGGTGAAGGCCGCGGACGGCTACGAGGCCGTGTTCGCCCTGCCCGAACTGGACCCCGAGTTTGCCGACCGGCCCGTTTTGCTGGTGGATAAGGCCGACGGCGAACCCCTGCCCAAAAGCGTCGGTCCGTACCGGCTCGTCGTGCCGGGAGAGAAGAAGCAGGCCCGCTGGGTGCGGCAGGTAACCGTTCTGGAAGTCCGGAACGCCAAAATGCCGCAGCCATGA
- the modB gene encoding molybdate ABC transporter permease subunit codes for MLDWQPIFLTFQLATVTTVVLLLLGVPLAGWLALSRFRLKPLVEAVISLPLVLPPSVIGFYLLLAFSPASGLGGWLLEHLNLKLVFSFEGLVVASVLYSLPFMVHPVQAGLEALPVSWREASYTLGHSPLKTLLRVLLPNCKPALLTGVVLSFAHTIGEFGLVLMIGGNLPGQTRVASIAIYDEVELLNYDAAHGYAALLLVISLAILVLVYRFNKRLTL; via the coding sequence ATGCTCGACTGGCAACCCATCTTCCTGACTTTCCAGCTGGCGACCGTCACCACGGTTGTGCTGCTGCTGCTGGGCGTGCCGCTGGCGGGTTGGCTGGCCCTGAGCCGGTTTCGGCTGAAGCCGCTGGTCGAGGCCGTGATTAGTCTGCCGCTGGTGCTGCCGCCCTCGGTCATCGGGTTTTACCTGCTGCTGGCGTTCAGTCCGGCGAGCGGGCTGGGGGGCTGGCTGCTCGAACACCTGAACCTGAAACTGGTCTTTTCGTTTGAAGGGCTGGTGGTGGCGTCGGTGCTGTACAGCCTGCCGTTTATGGTGCATCCGGTGCAGGCGGGGCTGGAGGCGCTGCCCGTTTCGTGGCGCGAGGCTTCGTACACGCTCGGTCATTCGCCCCTGAAAACGCTGCTGCGGGTGCTGCTGCCCAACTGCAAACCGGCCCTGCTGACCGGGGTGGTGTTATCCTTTGCCCACACCATCGGCGAATTTGGGCTGGTGCTGATGATTGGCGGGAATCTGCCCGGCCAGACCCGCGTGGCGTCCATCGCCATTTACGACGAAGTGGAACTGCTCAACTACGACGCGGCGCATGGTTACGCCGCCCTGCTGCTGGTCATTTCGCTCGCCATTCTGGTGCTCGTTTACCGCTTTAACAAACGCCTGACTCTATGA
- a CDS encoding four helix bundle protein — translation MDSNFSLKDQICRASVSIPNTMAEGFDRYSRHPLTTVH, via the coding sequence GTGGATAGCAATTTTAGCTTGAAAGACCAGATTTGCCGGGCGTCGGTGTCTATCCCAAACACCATGGCGGAAGGCTTCGACCGCTACTCGCGTCACCCACTAACCACTGTCCACTAA
- a CDS encoding response regulator has protein sequence MSQISRGSTRRQEKRIRLLIVEDNPDHSFFILKAIQESFSAADPVLVTTEETALEYLERCAINPQEMPLLVLLDLYFPTREKGLALLRAIKDQPAPVSQVPVVVFSSSSAEEDISDSYEQGVNSYVVKPMSYDAWREYFQALREYWMDVVSLPDQRFTQFL, from the coding sequence ATGTCTCAGATAAGCAGAGGAAGCACCCGCCGCCAGGAAAAACGCATTCGTTTACTCATTGTAGAAGATAATCCTGACCACTCCTTTTTCATCCTGAAAGCCATTCAGGAAAGCTTCAGCGCCGCCGATCCGGTACTGGTCACGACCGAGGAAACAGCCCTGGAGTATCTGGAACGCTGTGCGATCAATCCGCAGGAAATGCCGCTGCTGGTGCTGCTGGATCTTTATTTTCCCACGCGGGAGAAGGGGCTTGCGCTGCTGCGGGCCATCAAGGACCAACCCGCGCCGGTAAGCCAGGTGCCGGTTGTGGTTTTCAGCAGTTCGTCCGCCGAGGAAGACATTTCGGATTCGTACGAGCAGGGAGTGAACTCCTACGTGGTGAAGCCTATGAGTTACGACGCCTGGCGGGAATATTTTCAGGCCCTGCGGGAGTACTGGATGGACGTCGTTTCGCTGCCTGACCAGCGGTTTACCCAGTTTCTTTAA
- a CDS encoding LytR/AlgR family response regulator transcription factor, with the protein MFLINELIQYPALIAYLKGYSNYSWIHFSDGRKVLTAKPLCYFEKRLSGFFRSHKTVLVNPYYVESVEAPQRAKMAGSLQLRGGAVLPVGRRRWQALEELLPNLVRPESRLAVRPAKPAATATGQRVLFFTRNEIRGLLIRQLMAEKWPSCTVDIVMTDSALEKYMTRSRNRPSLILLEEDDVSGNGPIGKFKMHPSFGAVPILLLVPSGSPSLVTRAYQFGVSSVVALSADPLHFMRMIEKVFRFWLGFAATLPTPPSVRSTYSGFRVA; encoded by the coding sequence ATGTTTTTGATCAATGAACTCATTCAGTACCCGGCCCTTATTGCGTACCTGAAAGGGTACAGCAATTACTCCTGGATACACTTCAGCGACGGGCGCAAAGTGCTGACGGCCAAACCGTTGTGCTACTTTGAAAAACGGTTGTCCGGCTTCTTCCGGTCGCACAAGACCGTGCTCGTAAACCCGTACTACGTGGAGAGTGTGGAGGCCCCGCAGCGGGCCAAGATGGCCGGCAGTCTGCAGTTGCGGGGTGGAGCGGTGCTGCCCGTTGGCCGCCGCCGCTGGCAGGCACTGGAAGAGCTGCTGCCCAACCTGGTCCGTCCGGAATCCCGCCTGGCGGTCCGTCCGGCAAAACCGGCGGCAACCGCTACCGGGCAGCGGGTTTTGTTCTTCACCCGCAACGAAATCCGCGGGCTGCTGATCCGGCAGCTGATGGCGGAAAAATGGCCCAGTTGTACAGTTGATATCGTGATGACGGATTCGGCCCTTGAAAAATACATGACCCGGTCCCGAAACCGGCCGTCGCTGATTCTGCTGGAAGAAGATGATGTGAGCGGAAACGGCCCGATCGGCAAATTCAAGATGCACCCCTCGTTCGGAGCCGTGCCCATCCTGCTGCTGGTGCCTTCGGGAAGCCCGTCGCTGGTTACGCGGGCGTATCAGTTCGGCGTCAGTTCGGTCGTCGCCCTGTCGGCGGACCCGCTTCATTTTATGCGTATGATCGAGAAAGTCTTCCGGTTCTGGCTGGGTTTTGCGGCGACATTGCCGACTCCCCCATCGGTCCGGAGCACCTATTCCGGTTTTCGGGTGGCCTGA
- a CDS encoding NADPH:quinone oxidoreductase family protein → MLALLCKTHGLPDQLTLEEIPAPTPGPGQVRIAVRACGANFPDTLMIQNKYQFKPPLPFSPGGELTGVVEEVGEGVRNVRPGDRVFALSGWGGMAEQAVVDALRCVPIPAEMDFVHGAAFLYNHATSYHALKDRAELKADETLLVLGAGGGVGLAAVELGKLLGATVIAAASSDEKLAVCREKGADHLINYSTDDLRTRIREITGDKGVDVVYDPVGDAFTEPALRSIGWKGRYLVVGFAAGDIPRIPTNLALLKGCAVVGVFWGAFVQREPAKAYQNNLDLTRYFVEDKLRPHIYKTYPLAEAPQALADIMTRKVVGKAVILVSK, encoded by the coding sequence ATGCTCGCCCTTCTCTGCAAAACCCACGGCCTGCCTGATCAGCTTACACTTGAGGAAATTCCTGCACCGACGCCCGGCCCCGGACAGGTTCGGATTGCCGTCAGGGCCTGTGGGGCCAACTTTCCGGACACGCTGATGATTCAGAACAAGTACCAGTTCAAGCCGCCGCTGCCGTTTTCGCCCGGCGGTGAACTGACGGGCGTGGTGGAAGAAGTGGGCGAGGGCGTCCGGAATGTCCGGCCCGGCGACCGCGTCTTTGCCCTTTCCGGCTGGGGTGGCATGGCCGAACAGGCGGTGGTCGATGCCCTGCGCTGCGTTCCGATTCCGGCCGAAATGGACTTCGTCCACGGAGCCGCTTTTCTCTACAATCACGCTACCTCGTACCACGCGCTGAAAGACCGGGCGGAGCTGAAAGCCGACGAAACGCTGCTGGTGCTCGGCGCGGGCGGCGGCGTCGGGCTGGCCGCCGTCGAACTGGGCAAACTGCTCGGCGCTACGGTCATTGCCGCCGCCTCGTCGGACGAGAAACTGGCCGTCTGCCGCGAAAAAGGCGCGGACCACCTGATCAACTACAGCACCGACGACCTGCGGACCCGCATCCGGGAAATTACCGGCGACAAAGGCGTGGATGTGGTGTACGACCCCGTTGGCGACGCCTTCACCGAACCGGCCCTGCGCTCGATCGGCTGGAAAGGCCGCTATCTGGTCGTCGGCTTCGCAGCGGGAGATATTCCTCGAATCCCGACGAATCTGGCCCTGCTGAAGGGCTGCGCCGTTGTGGGCGTGTTCTGGGGCGCTTTTGTCCAGCGCGAACCGGCCAAAGCGTATCAGAACAATCTCGACCTGACCCGCTATTTTGTGGAAGACAAACTCCGTCCGCACATTTACAAAACCTACCCGCTGGCGGAGGCCCCGCAGGCGCTGGCGGACATCATGACGCGGAAAGTTGTGGGAAAAGCGGTTATTTTGGTTTCGAAATAA
- the modA gene encoding molybdate ABC transporter substrate-binding protein — protein MRHAFLLWLLLTGSAFGQSQAPRLRIAVAANAQFVMEKLQAAFRKESGIAVEPIINSSGRLTTQIQQGAPFDVFLSADMDFPKILHEKGLTTEAPVVYAYGTLVVWRAGGGPLSASLKELTAPDVRHIALASPKTAPYGEAAEAALQKLKLYDNVQPKLVFGESIAQVNQYVLSGAAEVGFTAKSVVLDPKMRGKGRWVEVPGRLYTPMAQGVVVLKRTERMAEARRFVAFLKSRTARRIFEEYGYKIGGSG, from the coding sequence ATGAGGCATGCTTTCCTGCTCTGGCTGCTGCTGACCGGCTCAGCCTTCGGTCAGTCGCAGGCCCCGCGACTCCGGATCGCCGTGGCCGCCAACGCCCAATTTGTGATGGAAAAGCTCCAGGCGGCGTTTCGGAAGGAGAGCGGGATTGCCGTGGAACCGATCATCAATTCCTCCGGTCGCCTGACGACGCAGATTCAGCAGGGCGCGCCCTTTGACGTGTTTCTGTCGGCGGACATGGATTTTCCTAAAATACTGCACGAAAAAGGACTGACGACCGAGGCGCCGGTCGTTTACGCCTACGGCACGCTGGTGGTCTGGCGGGCGGGAGGCGGGCCCCTTTCCGCAAGTCTGAAGGAACTAACGGCCCCGGACGTTCGCCACATTGCCCTGGCCAGCCCCAAAACGGCTCCGTACGGCGAGGCGGCCGAGGCGGCTCTGCAAAAGCTGAAGCTGTACGATAACGTGCAGCCGAAACTGGTCTTCGGCGAGAGCATCGCGCAGGTGAACCAGTACGTCCTGTCGGGAGCGGCGGAGGTTGGTTTCACCGCCAAGTCGGTTGTGCTGGACCCGAAAATGCGCGGCAAAGGCCGCTGGGTTGAAGTGCCCGGCCGCCTGTACACGCCCATGGCGCAGGGCGTGGTCGTTTTGAAACGAACGGAGCGAATGGCCGAGGCCCGCCGGTTTGTCGCGTTTCTGAAAAGCCGGACCGCGCGGCGGATTTTTGAGGAATATGGGTATAAAATAGGGGGTAGTGGATAG
- a CDS encoding sulfate/molybdate ABC transporter ATP-binding protein: MIRLSLRMPRLFAEGPGDLHGSLDLPPGSLTALVGPSGAGKSTLLRVLAGLETPPEGRVEAGEVIWLDTARRRFLPPQQRSVGFVFQDTALFPNMTVRGNLAYAAPSGDRAVVDELLELTGLQPFADRRPSTLSGGQRQRVALARALVRRPVLLLLDEPFSALDPESARFLRGELLRLHRQMGTTTLLVSHNEDDVRHLADRVVRMQHGQWTTEEAAPGPGRTFRLRITAVFYDEKEKLWVVETETGHFRSADPVWSTARTGDELRLGE; the protein is encoded by the coding sequence ATGATTCGACTCTCGCTGCGGATGCCCCGTCTGTTTGCGGAAGGTCCGGGAGACCTGCACGGGAGTCTGGACCTGCCGCCGGGCAGCCTGACCGCCCTCGTCGGGCCATCCGGAGCGGGGAAAAGTACGCTGCTGCGCGTGCTGGCGGGTCTGGAAACACCGCCCGAAGGCCGGGTGGAGGCAGGCGAGGTGATCTGGCTGGACACGGCCCGCCGCCGCTTTCTCCCGCCCCAGCAGCGTTCGGTCGGGTTTGTGTTTCAGGATACGGCGCTGTTTCCGAACATGACCGTCCGGGGCAATCTGGCCTATGCCGCGCCGTCCGGCGACCGGGCGGTGGTCGATGAACTGCTGGAACTGACCGGGCTTCAGCCGTTTGCCGACCGAAGGCCCTCGACCCTTTCGGGAGGGCAGCGGCAGCGGGTGGCGCTGGCCCGGGCCCTGGTGCGGCGGCCGGTCCTGCTGCTGCTCGACGAACCGTTTTCGGCCCTCGACCCCGAATCCGCCCGTTTTCTGCGCGGCGAACTGCTGCGCCTGCATCGGCAGATGGGTACCACCACGCTGCTGGTCAGCCATAACGAAGACGACGTGCGGCACCTGGCCGACCGGGTGGTCCGGATGCAGCACGGGCAATGGACAACGGAAGAGGCCGCTCCGGGACCGGGCCGGACGTTCAGGCTCCGGATTACGGCCGTGTTTTACGACGAAAAAGAAAAATTGTGGGTTGTCGAAACAGAAACCGGCCATTTTCGGTCCGCCGACCCCGTCTGGAGCACCGCCCGGACCGGCGACGAACTCCGTTTGGGCGAGTAG
- a CDS encoding alpha/beta fold hydrolase, whose protein sequence is MSYVQVSPDVSLHYQDWGTGQPVVLIHGWPLSHEMWEYQMTELPKHGLRCIAYDRRGFGKSSKPWASYDYDTLAQDLHGLLTELDLRDVTLVGFSMGGGEVARYMGRYGGERVSKVVFVSSVTPYLLQDDSNPDGVDRSTFDDMVEQIQKDRADFLQTFGKQFYGVNLISHPVSQAHLDGDFMRAYLASPKATVDCVRSFSETDFRQDLQRIKVPTLIIHGDSDKTVPFESSGQLTHRLMPHSQLLTYSGAPHGLFFTERDRLNQDLLSFIMERKTVTEPVTY, encoded by the coding sequence ATGAGCTACGTACAAGTCTCACCGGATGTCAGCCTGCACTACCAGGACTGGGGCACAGGTCAGCCGGTAGTACTGATTCACGGATGGCCGCTGAGCCACGAAATGTGGGAGTATCAAATGACCGAACTGCCCAAACATGGCCTGCGCTGCATTGCCTACGACCGGCGCGGTTTCGGTAAATCGTCAAAGCCCTGGGCAAGTTACGACTACGACACGCTGGCGCAGGACCTGCACGGACTGCTGACGGAACTCGATCTGCGCGATGTTACGCTGGTGGGTTTCTCGATGGGCGGCGGCGAAGTGGCCCGGTACATGGGTCGTTACGGCGGCGAACGGGTGTCCAAAGTTGTTTTTGTCAGTTCGGTAACCCCGTATCTGCTGCAGGACGACAGCAACCCCGACGGCGTAGACCGCTCGACGTTTGACGACATGGTCGAACAGATCCAGAAAGACCGGGCCGATTTTCTGCAAACCTTCGGCAAGCAGTTTTACGGAGTCAACCTCATCAGCCACCCGGTTAGCCAGGCGCACCTCGACGGCGACTTCATGCGGGCCTATCTGGCTTCGCCCAAAGCGACGGTCGATTGTGTTCGTTCGTTTTCGGAAACCGATTTCCGGCAGGACCTCCAGCGTATCAAAGTGCCGACGCTGATCATTCACGGCGATTCCGACAAGACCGTTCCGTTTGAATCGTCCGGGCAGTTGACTCACCGCCTGATGCCGCATTCTCAGTTGCTCACCTACAGCGGGGCTCCCCACGGCCTCTTCTTCACCGAACGCGACCGCCTGAACCAGGACCTGCTGAGTTTCATCATGGAGCGCAAAACGGTAACCGAACCAGTGACGTATTGA